The following are encoded in a window of Halorarum salinum genomic DNA:
- a CDS encoding fumarylacetoacetate hydrolase family protein → MRYYQIDSPDSGLVVRTNEEAYDLGTSRAPVDSFLELAKASTVSGTDVDSIASRLVETAETVPRADFDGNLARPLSPDEVWAAGVTYEISESAREEESEKPDVYIDVYDSERPELFFKATASRTVGHGEDVGIRHDSSWNVPEPELGLVLYRGEIVGYTIGNDVSSRSIEGENPLYLPQAKVYNRCCAIGPGIVSAGSIDDPHDLGIQMTITRDGGIEYEGTTTTARMHRTCQELTSFYCRHNSIPELAVLLTGTSLVPDDGFTLREGDSISISIDSIGRLENTVTEV, encoded by the coding sequence ATGCGATACTACCAGATCGACTCCCCTGATTCTGGATTGGTCGTCAGAACGAACGAGGAGGCGTACGACCTCGGAACGTCGAGGGCCCCCGTCGATTCGTTTCTAGAGCTCGCGAAGGCATCGACGGTGAGCGGGACTGACGTCGATTCGATCGCCTCACGACTCGTGGAAACCGCCGAAACCGTTCCACGGGCCGATTTCGACGGTAACCTAGCTCGGCCGTTGTCGCCTGACGAGGTGTGGGCCGCCGGCGTAACCTACGAGATCAGCGAATCGGCACGCGAAGAGGAAAGCGAAAAGCCGGACGTCTACATCGACGTGTACGACTCCGAACGCCCCGAACTGTTCTTCAAGGCGACAGCAAGTCGGACCGTCGGCCACGGCGAAGACGTCGGGATCCGACACGATTCGTCGTGGAACGTCCCGGAACCGGAGCTCGGCCTCGTGCTGTATCGCGGCGAGATCGTCGGCTACACCATCGGGAACGACGTGAGCAGTCGATCCATCGAGGGTGAGAACCCGCTCTACCTCCCGCAGGCGAAAGTCTATAACCGGTGCTGTGCGATCGGCCCGGGAATCGTCTCGGCGGGATCGATCGACGATCCCCACGACCTGGGAATCCAGATGACGATCACCCGAGACGGCGGGATCGAGTACGAAGGAACGACGACGACCGCACGGATGCATCGAACGTGCCAGGAACTCACATCGTTCTACTGTCGTCACAACTCGATCCCGGAGCTGGCGGTGCTCCTCACCGGAACGTCGCTGGTTCCGGACGACGGGTTCACCTTGCGGGAGGGTGACTCCATCAGCATCTCGATCGACTCGATCGGTCGATTGGAGAACACGGTGACCGAGGTGTAG
- a CDS encoding oxygen-binding di-iron domain-containing protein: MYRQVEPGMYWLQECAHDNSDFVDDDDPPDWYDVDEELHVPQSVYLFDDEDSLLFDTFSPASTDDVLGALNDVLDGGDLDYLVVSHPDVPHAGNTLPIMEEYPDVTLVAPAYGQAHELYHLDEAELVEEGDTIELGTYTVEFHEAPFLDSAIHLWMSEVETNTLFTVDWHGFPHVGSKCLTFVDEFEHDLTGGQLKEFHGRVMFWLQYVDAAKVNREIDHVIETHDPDVVAPAHGNVIREDAAEQLRLMKDVVEQIRAEGRIGTFG, translated from the coding sequence ATGTACAGGCAAGTCGAGCCCGGGATGTACTGGCTCCAGGAGTGCGCCCACGACAACAGCGACTTCGTCGACGACGACGACCCTCCGGACTGGTACGACGTGGACGAGGAACTGCACGTTCCACAGAGCGTCTACCTGTTCGACGACGAGGATTCGCTGCTTTTCGATACGTTCTCGCCCGCCAGCACCGACGACGTTCTCGGCGCCCTGAACGACGTCCTCGACGGGGGTGACCTCGATTACCTCGTCGTCTCCCACCCGGACGTCCCTCACGCCGGGAACACCCTGCCGATCATGGAGGAGTACCCCGACGTGACGTTGGTCGCGCCCGCGTACGGCCAGGCGCACGAACTGTACCACCTCGACGAGGCTGAACTGGTGGAGGAGGGGGACACGATCGAACTCGGGACGTACACCGTGGAGTTCCACGAGGCGCCGTTTCTCGACTCGGCGATCCACCTGTGGATGTCGGAGGTCGAGACGAACACGCTGTTCACCGTCGACTGGCACGGGTTCCCGCACGTCGGGTCGAAGTGCCTGACGTTCGTGGACGAGTTCGAGCACGACCTCACCGGCGGCCAGTTGAAGGAGTTCCACGGGAGGGTGATGTTCTGGCTACAGTACGTCGACGCGGCGAAGGTCAACAGGGAGATCGACCACGTGATCGAAACCCACGACCCCGACGTCGTCGCGCCTGCCCACGGAAACGTCATCCGCGAGGACGCGGCCGAACAGCTTCGACTGATGAAGGACGTCGTCGAACAGATTCGGGCGGAGGGACGGATCGGGACGTTCGGATGA
- a CDS encoding IclR family transcriptional regulator — MVESRHPVQTLERALEIVETIQELDGAGITEVAERVDIGKSAVHNHLNTLADEGYIDKVDEQYYIGLSFLSLGSHARKRMSIYDTAKEEIDKLANETGELVNLLVEKNGKGIYLYQSKGENAVELDTYEGKRVHLHCTGLGKAILAFRPEEEVEAILDRHGLPDVSANTITDRDELLDDLEAVQEQHYAIDDEERLNGLRCIAAPVTDENDRSVASISVSCPVHRVDETRFFETLPDAVLGTANVIELEHNYS, encoded by the coding sequence ATGGTGGAATCACGGCATCCGGTTCAGACGCTCGAACGGGCGCTCGAGATCGTCGAAACCATTCAAGAGCTCGACGGTGCGGGGATCACCGAGGTCGCCGAGCGGGTCGATATCGGGAAGAGCGCGGTTCACAACCACCTGAACACGCTCGCGGACGAGGGGTACATCGACAAGGTCGACGAACAGTACTACATCGGCCTGTCGTTCCTGAGCCTCGGCTCCCACGCGCGAAAGCGGATGAGCATCTACGACACCGCGAAGGAGGAGATCGACAAGCTCGCGAACGAGACCGGCGAACTCGTGAACCTGCTCGTCGAGAAGAACGGGAAGGGCATCTACCTCTATCAGTCGAAGGGGGAGAACGCCGTGGAGCTAGACACCTACGAGGGAAAACGCGTGCACCTCCACTGCACCGGTCTCGGGAAGGCGATCCTCGCGTTCCGTCCCGAGGAGGAGGTCGAGGCCATCCTCGACCGACACGGGTTGCCGGACGTCTCGGCCAACACGATCACCGACAGGGACGAACTGCTGGACGACCTCGAAGCCGTCCAGGAGCAGCACTACGCAATCGACGACGAGGAACGCCTCAACGGACTTCGATGCATCGCGGCGCCGGTAACGGACGAGAACGATCGGAGCGTCGCGTCGATCAGCGTCTCGTGTCCGGTCCACCGCGTCGACGAAACCCGGTTCTTCGAGACCCTCCCGGACGCCGTCCTCGGGACTGCCAACGTCATCGAACTGGAGCACAACTACTCCTGA
- the xacF gene encoding 2,5-dioxovalerate dehydrogenase: MHSDRRGRHVPTANANYVDGRWSESTAGGTFETTNPADPAETVATYQQSTAEDAETAVSAAARAQQGWADTPAPERGAVLRETASILADRKGEITELLTREEGKTHAEAGGEVGRAIDIFHYYAEKSRDLGGTAKAASGARTNLYTVVNPVGVAGLITPWNYPIAIPAWKIAPALATGNSIVVKPASIAAGGAIAIFEALDEAGLPDGVANVVTGPGRTVGDAIITHEDVDAVSFTGSGEVGHLVYDKATDDGKRVQTELGGKNPTVVTDSASVAEAADVVAAGAFGVTGQACTACSRAIVHTDAYDAFVDAIVDRAEAIEVGPGDAYEMGPQVSEAELEGTLEYIDVATTEGASLRAGGGRPEGDRFGEGYYVEPTVFADVEPSHRIAREEVFGPVLSVIEVEDFAEAIAVANDVEYGLSASVVTDDHGEARRFVDEIEAGVAKINDETTGLELHVPFGGVKDSSSETWREQGDAGIGFYTIERTVYDAY; encoded by the coding sequence ATGCACAGCGATCGAAGGGGCCGCCACGTGCCAACAGCTAACGCTAACTACGTCGACGGACGATGGAGCGAATCGACCGCCGGAGGGACGTTCGAGACGACGAACCCGGCCGATCCCGCGGAGACCGTCGCGACGTACCAGCAGTCGACCGCGGAGGACGCCGAGACGGCCGTCTCGGCCGCCGCGAGGGCCCAACAGGGGTGGGCCGATACGCCCGCTCCAGAGCGGGGTGCAGTCCTCCGGGAAACGGCGTCGATACTCGCGGATCGAAAGGGCGAGATCACGGAACTGCTCACCCGGGAGGAGGGGAAGACCCACGCGGAGGCCGGCGGCGAGGTGGGGCGTGCGATCGACATCTTCCACTACTACGCGGAGAAGTCCCGTGATCTCGGGGGGACGGCCAAGGCCGCCAGCGGGGCGCGAACGAACCTCTACACGGTGGTCAATCCGGTCGGCGTCGCCGGGCTGATCACGCCGTGGAACTACCCGATCGCGATACCGGCCTGGAAGATCGCGCCGGCGCTGGCGACGGGGAACTCGATCGTCGTCAAGCCCGCGTCGATCGCGGCCGGCGGGGCGATCGCGATCTTCGAGGCGCTGGACGAGGCGGGCCTGCCGGACGGCGTCGCCAACGTCGTCACCGGACCCGGACGCACGGTCGGCGACGCGATCATCACGCACGAGGACGTCGACGCAGTCTCCTTCACCGGAAGCGGGGAGGTCGGCCATCTGGTGTACGATAAGGCCACGGACGACGGGAAGCGCGTCCAGACCGAACTCGGCGGGAAGAACCCGACGGTCGTCACGGACAGCGCCAGCGTCGCCGAGGCGGCAGACGTCGTCGCGGCGGGGGCGTTCGGCGTCACGGGGCAGGCGTGTACGGCGTGTTCCCGCGCGATCGTTCACACGGACGCGTACGACGCGTTCGTCGACGCGATCGTCGACCGGGCGGAAGCCATCGAGGTCGGTCCTGGCGACGCGTACGAGATGGGCCCGCAGGTCAGCGAGGCGGAGCTCGAGGGGACGCTCGAATACATCGACGTCGCGACGACGGAGGGTGCGTCGCTCCGGGCCGGCGGCGGCCGCCCCGAGGGTGACCGCTTCGGGGAGGGGTACTACGTCGAGCCGACGGTGTTCGCGGACGTCGAACCGTCCCATCGGATCGCCCGGGAGGAGGTGTTCGGGCCGGTCCTCTCGGTCATCGAGGTGGAGGACTTCGCGGAGGCGATCGCGGTGGCGAACGACGTCGAGTACGGCCTCTCCGCGAGCGTCGTCACCGACGACCACGGTGAAGCGCGGCGCTTCGTCGACGAGATCGAGGCCGGCGTCGCCAAGATCAACGACGAGACGACGGGGCTCGAACTTCACGTCCCGTTCGGCGGAGTGAAGGACTCGTCCAGCGAGACGTGGCGCGAACAGGGCGACGCGGGCATCGGTTTCTACACGATCGAGCGAACCGTCTACGACGCCTACTAG
- a CDS encoding MBL fold metallo-hydrolase gives MSDTTTMTAGKHLRPDVQWINECYELDGKHEHVSVYLIEEDGEYILVDSGSFYHRDAIESRLEEATDGAGIDALVLSHSDYPHSANVSTFRSAWGDVELVASSGAPEVQGLSDAKKCEIGGSMTIRGRTFSFIDPPLADRSHTTWIYDHGSEIIFAADGFGNHHSPGECNRLSTDFEDSIRREDIYTFHEETLVWLRYVDPVRLREVLESMLSEYEPSYVAPIHGNPIAADHLDTYLDRLIDSAERIESEYDVGGKP, from the coding sequence ATGAGCGACACCACGACAATGACAGCTGGAAAACACCTTCGGCCCGACGTACAGTGGATCAACGAGTGCTACGAACTCGACGGGAAACACGAGCACGTCTCCGTCTACCTCATCGAGGAGGACGGCGAGTACATCCTCGTGGACTCGGGATCGTTCTACCATCGGGACGCGATCGAGAGCCGACTGGAGGAGGCGACGGACGGGGCGGGAATCGACGCGCTCGTCCTCTCGCACTCGGACTACCCGCACTCGGCCAACGTCTCGACGTTCAGGTCGGCGTGGGGCGACGTCGAACTCGTCGCCTCCTCGGGCGCTCCGGAGGTACAGGGCCTCTCGGACGCGAAGAAGTGCGAGATCGGGGGGAGCATGACGATCCGCGGCCGGACGTTCAGCTTCATCGACCCGCCGCTGGCCGACCGGTCCCACACGACCTGGATCTACGACCACGGGTCGGAGATCATCTTCGCGGCCGACGGGTTCGGGAACCACCACTCGCCCGGCGAGTGTAACCGCCTGTCCACCGACTTCGAGGACTCCATCCGGCGAGAGGACATCTACACGTTCCACGAGGAGACGCTCGTGTGGCTCCGGTACGTCGACCCGGTCCGCCTCCGTGAGGTCCTGGAGTCGATGCTCTCCGAGTACGAGCCGTCCTACGTCGCGCCGATCCACGGGAACCCGATCGCGGCGGACCACCTCGACACGTATCTGGACCGGCTGATCGACTCCGCCGAGCGGATCGAGTCCGAGTACGACGTCGGCGGGAAGCCGTAG
- a CDS encoding dihydrodipicolinate synthase family protein, translating to MDEFELPDGVLCPLVTPYRDDGSVSETDLRSHVEFQVEAGIDGVVPNGTTGEFASMDGSERRRVTEATVEAVDGRVPVLAGAAATTVAEARENVVTAADAGADGALIVVPYFHAANDPVGNERFLREVARDSPLPLVLYNIPACTGASIRISTLRAMADHRSVHGLKDSSGDFGYFMDAIRTTDDGFRVYQGFDSHLVPGMMMGADGGINALANAVPESFVAVREALSDGEFERAKRIQSTRIAPLFEYCVEHGFAPTAKAALAARDRLPADAVRPPLVGLPDDARDGVAEVVDRIERERSGEP from the coding sequence ATGGACGAGTTCGAACTGCCGGACGGCGTGCTCTGTCCGCTCGTGACGCCGTACCGGGACGACGGAAGCGTTTCGGAAACCGACCTTCGATCCCACGTCGAGTTCCAGGTCGAGGCCGGGATCGACGGCGTCGTTCCGAACGGAACGACGGGCGAGTTCGCCAGCATGGACGGCTCCGAGCGGCGACGCGTGACGGAGGCGACCGTCGAGGCCGTCGACGGGCGGGTCCCCGTGCTCGCAGGTGCGGCTGCCACGACCGTCGCGGAAGCGAGGGAGAACGTCGTGACTGCCGCCGACGCGGGTGCGGACGGCGCGCTGATCGTCGTTCCGTACTTCCACGCGGCCAACGACCCCGTCGGCAACGAACGGTTCCTGCGCGAGGTCGCTCGCGATTCGCCGCTCCCCCTGGTGCTGTACAACATCCCCGCCTGTACCGGCGCCAGCATCCGGATCTCGACGCTCCGAGCGATGGCGGACCATCGCTCGGTCCACGGCCTCAAGGATTCGAGCGGTGACTTCGGGTACTTCATGGACGCCATCCGGACGACCGACGACGGGTTTCGCGTGTATCAGGGGTTCGACAGCCACCTCGTTCCGGGGATGATGATGGGAGCTGACGGGGGGATCAACGCGCTCGCGAACGCCGTTCCCGAATCCTTCGTCGCGGTGCGTGAGGCCCTCTCCGACGGCGAGTTCGAGCGCGCGAAGCGGATCCAGTCGACCCGGATCGCGCCGCTGTTCGAGTACTGCGTCGAGCACGGGTTCGCGCCGACGGCGAAGGCCGCCCTCGCCGCCCGGGACCGGCTCCCAGCCGATGCGGTTCGACCGCCGCTGGTCGGGCTACCGGACGACGCGAGAGACGGGGTGGCGGAGGTCGTCGACCGGATCGAACGCGAGCGCAGCGGGGAGCCGTGA
- a CDS encoding Bug family tripartite tricarboxylate transporter substrate binding protein: MTALAGCGGQGGGNGGGNGGGNGGSDGWVPERNVRLVVPWGAGGGTDTAVRQVAQPAAEILQERGIDVELNVENVTGAGGMNATASVLNQPADGHTIFADTNVIAPNIAEGTDAFSLDDWSGIARMQYDTTWIFSSGRDGNGFEDVQALVDQGQSDGVQFGISGGLDSAVFPIEFAQEAEFLDNLEIVAYDDAGRMENDVITGEIDCAYGELVELESLVDEGDIQLLYVGIDQDVEGYEDVPNVEDTGWDAQFGTKRAMVVQDGTPQGAIDFWSDLVQEAMETDSYQEFESSNYLDIREGYLSGPDYMAELEEMVQLFEEALDAYNP; this comes from the coding sequence ATGACGGCCCTGGCCGGGTGCGGCGGACAGGGAGGCGGTAACGGCGGCGGAAACGGTGGCGGTAACGGCGGATCGGACGGGTGGGTTCCCGAACGGAACGTCAGGCTCGTCGTCCCGTGGGGTGCGGGCGGCGGCACCGACACCGCCGTCCGCCAGGTCGCGCAACCGGCGGCGGAGATCCTCCAAGAGCGGGGGATCGACGTCGAACTGAACGTCGAGAACGTCACCGGTGCGGGTGGGATGAACGCGACCGCGAGCGTCCTCAACCAACCCGCGGACGGTCACACGATCTTCGCGGACACGAACGTGATCGCCCCGAACATCGCGGAGGGGACGGACGCCTTCTCGCTGGACGACTGGTCGGGGATCGCTCGCATGCAGTACGACACGACCTGGATCTTCTCGAGCGGGCGGGACGGAAACGGGTTCGAGGACGTTCAGGCACTCGTCGACCAGGGGCAGTCCGACGGCGTGCAGTTCGGCATCAGTGGCGGGCTCGACAGCGCCGTGTTCCCCATCGAGTTCGCTCAGGAGGCGGAGTTCCTCGACAACCTCGAGATCGTCGCCTACGACGACGCGGGCCGGATGGAAAACGACGTGATCACGGGCGAGATCGACTGTGCGTACGGGGAACTGGTCGAACTCGAGAGCCTCGTCGACGAGGGGGACATCCAACTCCTGTACGTCGGGATCGACCAGGACGTCGAGGGTTACGAGGACGTACCCAACGTCGAGGACACCGGCTGGGACGCCCAGTTCGGAACGAAGCGCGCGATGGTGGTTCAGGACGGAACGCCGCAGGGCGCCATCGACTTCTGGAGCGACCTGGTTCAGGAAGCGATGGAGACCGACTCCTACCAGGAGTTCGAATCGAGCAACTACCTCGACATCCGCGAGGGCTACCTTTCGGGTCCCGATTACATGGCCGAACTGGAGGAGATGGTCCAGCTGTTCGAGGAGGCGCTCGACGCGTACAACCCGTGA
- a CDS encoding 7-carboxy-7-deazaguanine synthase QueE, whose product MPANADSEAVRASDRTGDSGTTGLPINELFHSIQGEGRLAGVPSVFVRTSGCNLRCWFCDSYHTSWEPTHARMTLEEIVGEVESYGDADHVVLTGGEPLVHEASVPLLERLDDLGYHTTVETNGTMFRDAPIDLASVSPKLSSSTPTPETDPKGDGEWADRHEAARIDVDTLSSLVDAYECQLKFVVTGAEDLPEIERVVDRVRAEAAATVPDSDVLLMPEGTTRDALDEGRAEVAELALERGYRYTPRLHVDLWNDAPGT is encoded by the coding sequence ATGCCGGCGAACGCTGACTCCGAGGCGGTGCGGGCGTCCGACCGGACGGGGGACTCCGGGACGACCGGACTCCCGATCAACGAGCTGTTCCACTCGATCCAGGGCGAGGGGCGACTCGCCGGCGTCCCCTCCGTGTTCGTCCGGACGAGCGGCTGTAACCTGCGGTGCTGGTTCTGCGACTCGTATCACACCTCGTGGGAGCCGACGCACGCGCGGATGACGCTCGAGGAAATCGTCGGGGAGGTCGAGTCGTACGGGGACGCGGACCACGTCGTCCTCACGGGCGGGGAGCCGCTCGTGCACGAGGCGTCGGTTCCGCTGCTCGAGCGGCTGGACGACCTGGGATACCACACGACCGTCGAGACGAACGGCACGATGTTCCGGGACGCCCCCATCGATCTGGCGAGCGTCAGCCCGAAGCTATCCTCGAGCACGCCGACGCCCGAGACGGATCCGAAGGGCGACGGGGAGTGGGCCGACCGGCACGAGGCGGCGCGGATCGACGTCGACACGCTGTCCAGCCTGGTCGACGCCTACGAGTGCCAGCTCAAGTTCGTCGTGACGGGCGCCGAGGACCTGCCGGAGATCGAGCGGGTCGTCGACCGCGTCCGGGCCGAGGCTGCCGCGACGGTCCCCGACTCGGACGTTCTCCTGATGCCGGAGGGCACGACGCGAGACGCGCTGGACGAGGGACGGGCCGAGGTGGCCGAACTGGCGTTGGAACGCGGCTACCGTTACACACCACGGCTGCACGTCGACCTCTGGAACGACGCACCCGGAACCTGA
- a CDS encoding tripartite tricarboxylate transporter TctB family protein → MTDASDTEVTPEEQFDEPSARADAIISIVVGVAAVAFLLGSRQYVGVRTGSSDPGAAFWPRIVLVVILLATAVNLAKTYRRSDAALGASLLAFDGGLKRALPPYDSAETRKYLLSTVLIVGYLLVLTDLGFIVSSILFSALFVWLLGYRSVWRVGLFSVVTTVLIFVVFRNFMNIALPYGTGVFRSIGIFVEGLL, encoded by the coding sequence ATGACGGACGCATCCGACACGGAAGTCACGCCCGAGGAACAGTTCGACGAGCCGAGCGCCCGTGCCGACGCGATCATCTCGATCGTCGTCGGCGTCGCGGCCGTCGCGTTCCTGCTCGGCTCCCGGCAGTACGTGGGGGTTCGAACCGGATCCAGCGATCCCGGTGCCGCGTTCTGGCCGCGGATCGTCCTGGTCGTCATCCTGCTCGCGACCGCGGTGAACCTCGCGAAGACCTACCGTCGAAGCGATGCGGCGCTCGGCGCGTCGCTGCTCGCGTTCGACGGCGGACTGAAGCGGGCGCTACCGCCGTACGACTCCGCGGAGACGAGGAAGTACCTCCTCAGCACCGTGCTCATCGTCGGGTACCTGCTGGTCCTCACGGACCTCGGATTCATCGTGAGTTCGATCCTCTTTTCCGCCCTGTTCGTCTGGCTGCTCGGCTACCGGTCCGTCTGGAGGGTCGGGCTGTTCAGCGTCGTGACGACCGTCCTCATCTTCGTCGTGTTCCGGAACTTCATGAACATCGCCCTCCCGTACGGCACCGGAGTGTTCAGGTCGATCGGGATCTTCGTGGAGGGGTTGCTCTGA
- the queC gene encoding 7-cyano-7-deazaguanine synthase QueC → MDSATAAALARDRGYDLHLLHCSYGQRTETREHECASAQADRFDAADFLRLRTDHLSKIGGSSLTDEGRDVSEADLDSDGIPSSYVPFRNANLLSMAVSYAEANGCDAVFTGAHSEDFSGYPDCRPAFFETFEAMVDVGTKPETTIAIKAPFAEWSKTDIVERGAALDVPFEHTWSCYRDEAPACGTCDACAFRLQAFRRAGIRDPIEYAQRPDYTDQ, encoded by the coding sequence ATGGACAGCGCGACCGCGGCGGCCCTCGCCCGGGACCGGGGGTACGACCTCCACCTCCTCCACTGTTCGTACGGTCAGCGGACCGAGACGAGAGAGCACGAGTGCGCGAGCGCGCAGGCCGACCGCTTCGACGCGGCCGACTTCCTCCGCCTGCGGACCGACCACCTCTCGAAGATCGGCGGATCGAGCCTCACCGACGAGGGGAGGGACGTCTCCGAGGCCGACCTGGACTCGGACGGGATCCCCTCCTCGTACGTCCCGTTCCGGAACGCGAACCTGCTCTCGATGGCCGTCTCCTACGCCGAGGCGAACGGCTGTGACGCCGTCTTCACGGGCGCCCACTCGGAGGACTTCTCGGGCTACCCCGACTGCCGACCAGCGTTTTTCGAGACGTTCGAGGCGATGGTCGACGTCGGGACCAAGCCGGAGACGACCATCGCCATCAAGGCACCGTTCGCGGAGTGGTCGAAGACCGACATCGTCGAACGGGGTGCCGCACTCGACGTCCCGTTCGAACACACCTGGTCGTGCTACCGAGATGAGGCGCCCGCCTGCGGCACCTGTGACGCCTGCGCGTTCCGGCTCCAGGCGTTCCGGCGGGCCGGGATCCGGGACCCGATCGAGTACGCCCAGCGGCCCGACTACACCGATCAGTGA
- a CDS encoding mandelate racemase/muconate lactonizing enzyme family protein: protein MEVTEVEPIVLESAIGTVSIPGGKADFDTTVQPVLVKVHTDEGITGIGETFLDDPSGDSSRSAAAGISALGNHLIGKDPRNVTQLWNELYVHVKRGVKGYRALSALDEALWDVLGKDAGKPLYQLLGGQAGELEAYATFPLPKEKEQLIEDANWLADKGFPHMKIVGGYGVEKDRERIRAVAENISDDFGLAIDANTSYKFSDALAVAKTASEYELEWFEEPIEHTDINGQADLNRRVSVPISGFQTHHTQYSALDHLSVDALEIYQPALDLVGGVTAANRVATLVEAHNKEFLPHAYGPMVNYAASLHVSAASPVCSLIEFAVYSDEVDDPGEYLTSPYVANQDDIYVQDGGTITPPEKPGLGVELDEDLVEEYRMN, encoded by the coding sequence ATGGAAGTCACAGAAGTCGAACCGATAGTCCTAGAGAGCGCTATCGGTACAGTGTCCATCCCCGGCGGGAAGGCCGATTTCGACACGACGGTCCAGCCCGTCCTCGTAAAGGTCCACACCGACGAGGGAATAACCGGCATCGGCGAGACGTTCCTCGACGACCCGTCCGGGGACAGCTCCCGGTCGGCGGCCGCGGGGATCAGCGCCCTGGGCAACCACCTGATCGGGAAGGACCCTCGCAACGTCACCCAGCTCTGGAACGAGCTCTACGTACACGTGAAACGGGGCGTGAAGGGGTACCGCGCGCTCAGCGCGCTCGATGAAGCGCTGTGGGACGTCCTCGGGAAGGACGCCGGGAAGCCGCTCTATCAACTCCTCGGCGGGCAGGCCGGGGAGCTCGAGGCGTACGCGACGTTCCCGCTGCCGAAGGAGAAGGAGCAGCTCATCGAGGACGCCAACTGGCTCGCCGACAAGGGGTTCCCCCACATGAAGATCGTCGGCGGGTACGGCGTCGAGAAGGACCGGGAACGTATCCGCGCGGTCGCAGAGAACATCTCCGACGATTTCGGGCTGGCGATCGACGCGAACACGAGCTACAAGTTCTCGGACGCGCTCGCGGTGGCGAAAACGGCCAGCGAGTACGAACTCGAGTGGTTCGAGGAGCCGATCGAACACACGGACATCAACGGACAGGCGGACCTGAACCGCCGCGTCTCGGTCCCGATCTCCGGCTTCCAGACCCACCACACGCAGTACTCGGCGCTCGACCACCTCTCGGTGGACGCACTGGAGATCTACCAGCCCGCGCTCGACCTCGTGGGCGGCGTCACCGCGGCGAACCGGGTCGCCACCCTCGTCGAGGCGCACAACAAGGAGTTCCTTCCCCACGCGTACGGACCGATGGTCAACTACGCGGCGAGCCTCCACGTCTCCGCCGCGAGTCCCGTCTGTTCGCTCATCGAGTTCGCCGTCTACTCGGACGAGGTCGACGATCCGGGCGAGTACCTCACGAGTCCGTACGTCGCCAACCAGGACGACATCTACGTACAGGACGGCGGAACGATCACCCCGCCGGAGAAGCCCGGACTCGGCGTGGAACTCGACGAGGACCTCGTCGAGGAGTACCGGATGAACTGA
- a CDS encoding universal stress protein: MVVVAAIGRPERSKRVVREAKSLADAFEDDLTAVHVMSRSEFRDLQQRNFDDSGEPIKMERIREFAAGRAREAAEDVAGDVEAVGLLGDASAEIVDYASERGARYVVVGGRKRSPTGKAVFGSVTQSVLLNADVPVLTVMRND; the protein is encoded by the coding sequence ATGGTTGTCGTAGCGGCGATCGGACGTCCCGAACGGTCGAAACGAGTTGTCCGGGAGGCGAAGTCGTTGGCCGACGCGTTCGAGGACGACCTGACGGCCGTCCACGTCATGTCGCGATCCGAGTTCAGGGACCTCCAGCAACGGAACTTCGACGATAGCGGCGAGCCGATCAAAATGGAACGGATCCGCGAGTTCGCCGCCGGGCGCGCGCGGGAGGCGGCCGAGGACGTCGCCGGTGACGTCGAAGCCGTCGGCCTCCTCGGCGACGCGAGCGCCGAGATAGTCGACTACGCCTCCGAACGCGGGGCGCGGTACGTCGTCGTCGGCGGCCGAAAGCGATCGCCGACCGGCAAGGCGGTGTTCGGGAGCGTGACCCAGTCGGTGCTGTTGAACGCGGACGTCCCGGTACTGACCGTCATGCGCAACGACTGA